The window GTGTGGTTTCTAAGTTCGATTCCGGAGTTCTACTCTCGGATACATTCTGTCAAAGGAACTTTTCATGTGTGCTAAAACAATTTTATTCTCAGTCACCTTGATCTGCATTCTTTTGCATTGTCCTTCAATTTGCATCCTTAACCTTAGTGTGCactatatattttcttttataccAAGCTTGTCGAAGACTTGTTTTTTGCAGGGTATCACTGGGCTTATCTGTGGTTCTGAAGGTCTTGACAGTTCAGGTCTCAGTTCTTCTGCAGCTGTAAGTTGTCTTTTCCTTCACCACCTTGGAATTTGAATTAATTAGACTATCAAGAAACATAGTTTTACTTTGCATTGTTTGCAAAGTTTTTGAGGTTTGGTGAAGTTATTTCTCCTGATCCATGAGGCCTTTCCAAtggacctttttttttttttttttttggctgttTGCATCGCTGAAGGAAAAGAGATCTCACTGTCACTCATCTCTTTTAAGAGATTTGATTTGCATCTTTGGTTCTTTTCTTATAGTGATATTAGTTCATTAGAAGTGTCTTAGATATCCTATTCAGTGTAACTTTCCTTTGTCTTCTGGATTGCAATTAACAACTCTCATGCTTAACAGGTTGGTATAGCATATCTATTGGCTTTTGAACATGCGAATGATCTTGTAGTTTGGCCGACAGAAAATATTGAATATGATAGGTATGCCACTTGTAGAATGGTCTTTTCTTTGTTGCTTGCTATTTTGTTTATAATGCCTTTGTACGAATCTCTTGTTGCATGCAGGCTGATTGAAAACGAATATTTAGGTCTGAAAAATGGCATATTGGATCAGTCGGCAATATTGTTATCAAGCTATGGCTGTTTGACCTGCATGAATTGCAAGGTAATGTGTTTATTCCCACAaagtaaggggtcgtttggtttgaatacggcttatgtcgggataagttatgctgggattggttatgttgggattagttatcctggtattgttttttatccactgtttggtatgttgtattaaaaatgacaattgcataatttctaagaagaaggtataagttattccgacactaattaccccaccctctataaggtataagtaGGGGTGTTAATTTTAatcccgggataacttataccaggTTTGCTAATCAAACaaagtattaaggtggtattaaatttttataccagtactataccttcttatacctcataccaaacgacccctaaatgtAACAGCCAacccactagtgatattgtccgctttggacTAGGCCTGCACGACTTTAAAATGCGTCACTAGGGTCAAAGGCATGCTTTCTTATATACCTAGTATCTCTTTCGTGTTTTGCCGATGTCTGATTCGCTTGGGTGTCACATACACCCCTCCCCTAGGGATTAAGCATCCTCGTTGAGGAGAGCTGAACCACTTGGTTCAACTTCTGTTGTTTACCTAAACTCAGTTGACCGCTGAGGTCTGCCCCACCATCTCTCAAGGTTGCACGCGGAACGGCTGTCATACCATCTGTAACGGCCAGCCCACTAGTAATATTGTCCACTTTGGGCCTAGGTTCGCACGGCTATAAAACACGTCACAAGGGTCAAATGCATACTTTCTTATATACCCAACATCTCTCCCAAATAAATTTTACTCACttcgtcccaatttatgtggtgATGTTCGGATTTCGAGAGTCAAACGAGTTATTCTTTGACCGTAATTTTTTCATAagccttttaaatattttgaattattaattattatgatttatataatatttacgtagttttcaaatatgtaaattttatttcgaaAAACTTAAATATTCTATGTCCAAATACACGTCAAAATTAAGAAGTTTAAAATCTCGAAAAGCGAAAAGTGTCACATAAAATAGGATAGAGGGAATATATGTTTATTGAGTTTTGagctaaaattttcaaaaaactctTCATGCCCCTGAACTTTTATTTGTTTCCCCCCTGCAACCGGCTAAAAATGATACCTTTTCTCCTCCTTTAGCGTACAATATTCTTGAGAAATCTGAAAAGGGTCTAGATGTTACTCCCGGATAATAGAGATCAGAACATTAAGCAAGCATAACTCGTGCAAGAAAGGAAGGAGgaaggcagcccggtgcactaagctcccgttatgcACGGGGTCCAGGGACGGGTcggaccataagggtctattatacgcaatcttaccctgcatttctgcaagaggctgttttcacggctcgaacccgtgacctcttggtcacatggcagcaactttacaagTTACGCCAAAAGGAAGGAGGAAAATTAAGAAATAGTATAAGTAGAAATAGTTTGTTATCCAAAGCTGGGAAGTTAAGGTTTTTGATGATGAATTGCTTTGCCTCGTCGTTCATGTCATTTTTCTCTTTCCTCTTATTATGATTTCAGTTTTACATTATGGCAACTTTTGTGGTTTTCTTCTGATACAGATTTCACATTCTGTAGAAAACTCTGACAATTATAGACTGCATGTGCAGACCATAAAACACAAACTGATACGCCCTCCAGAGGTGCAAAACAATCATGACGGAGAGTTAGGTAATGCATACAAGATACTGCTGGCCTTTTCAGGTCTGAAACAAGCATTGACAACAAATCCTGGATATAATCGGCGAGttgcagagtgtcaagaggctgcAAAATTATTGTTGCAGTAAGATTATTTCCTGTTTGAAGCTTGTATCCACTTATGGTCATGGAATGCTTGCCTGTTTATTGATGGAATATACTAGGATAGATGAAACAAAAAATCCTAGTTGTAAGTGACTCTCCGTTAAGAAGAATATGCTAGATTTAAATCCTAATGGAAATTTATCAAACGATAATCATTATTTCAATGATTGAATATCAAGCCTTCTTCTGGATTTCCCTCAAAGCTTGAAGCATTCCTAAGACTAACAAACCCTTCTTATTGAATAAGCATGATGAAGTTGCGATGAGATCTAATTGATTTTCTACCAAAGCTTTCGCTTCTGTTAggctattttcctttttcttcttctgacTCGTAACACTGAACTTCTAGAGCTTCAGGGAATGAAGAAGTGGAACCTGTTCTATCAAACGGTAGAATACTGAGCCTGCTTTTGTCGTTGAATTAGTGATGCCATTTTAATGATGATGTTATTGATAACGAGTCTATTGTTTATGCAGTTGAACCAGAAGTTTTTGAAGCCCACAAGGTAAAATCCACAAGTAAATGTTGGATGCTTAATTATGCCTTCTTAACCATCATTTTGCTGAAGGGGAGCCTTAGAGCAaaggtaaagttgtctccgtgtgacctataggtcacgggttcgagccgtggaagcagtcactaatgcttgcattaggttaGGCTGTCTTTATCATACCCCTTGGGTGCGGTCCTTCCCCGGACACCGGATTGCCCTTTTTAACCATCATTTTGCAATGTCATTTGTGACATCTTTTAGTGAAAATCTTTTTACTTATTTCTATGGATCAATTGTATTTCGTATCATGTTTTTGGAAATGTTTCTCAGAGCAAATTAGAACCCGACCTAGCTAAAAGAGCAGAGCACTATTTCtctgaaaatgagagagtcctgAAAGGTATTATTCTTTACAGAACTTTACTCCTTTTATTTTTAATACTTTTTAGGACAGTCCATTCATATCTAAACATCATGTGCGGTTTTTTAGGACTTGAGGCTTGGGCTTCCGGAAACCTTAAAGAATTTGGAGAGCTTATTACAGCATCTGGTCTAAGTTCTATTCAAAACTACGAATGTGGTAAGTGTTGATTTTCATACTTGATATCTGAATTTCATTTTATATTCATCATCAATTATTTCCTGTTTACATTTACATCTACAAAACCTATAAAAGTAGTAGCCGATAAATAGCTTTCTTGATAATTTATATCGAGGGACAATAATAACCGATTTTCTTgcacttttctctctctttttgtttttcataTGGATAATTTATTACATTGGGGGATCAGGGAAGGGGAAGGGTAATGGTGAGAGTTGAACTCACACCTATTGTGTCAAAGACTCCCACAGGTAAAACTAGACTGTAAACCTTGGTAATCTTGCACTTCACTTTAATCATTTCAGGTTGTGAACCACTTATACAGCTATATGAGATTCTTCTGAAGGCTCCTGGTGTACTTGGGGCGCGGTTTAGTGGTGCAGGATTCCGAGGCTGCTGTCTTGCATTTGTAGATGCAGACCGAGCAGAAGAAGCAGCAACGTTTGTTAAGAACGAGTACTGTAAGCTCCAGCCCGAGTTGGCAAGTCATATCAACCAAGGGCCGGCTGTATTGATATGTGATGCAGGCGACTGTGCACGCGTGATCTGAAACACTGTCAGTTAGCTAAACTCGTAAACGCACTCAGGTTCATACTTGTAGCTCCACGATTTCCCATTTTTTCATCCATTCTTTTCAAGTGTTTTGTGTTCTTGTATCCTTACTATTTCAGTTTCCACATCGACTTGGTGTATATTATTTTTGATGTTGGAGAAAGATTTTGTCAATAATTTGTATTGGCTTCCATTGCCCAATTTGTGTACGAAGTCTtattggaattttgaggatcctacTTTTGATTATAATGATAGattgaaagtttatgaagtttgatTCTTGTATATTTCTTGTTTGTTGAAGTTGCATTAACAGAAAGGGAGGAGTAAAATGCACAACCGCTAATAAATTTTTAAATGTTTTACACACCCCTAGACTTTAATTATAAGAgtatttgtttaaattatgttTCACCCACTTTAAACATCTCACTTAATTAAAAGTACACTTAATTGGAACAGAAGGTATATATAATGTGGTGTAAACACCTAATGCGGTAATTATTTACCCATTTGAAGGGAAGGAAAAAGTGATTAATAACTGCTTGTTTTTCTAAAATGtcaaattttttgaaataaattttatttgCCAAAATGATAATGTATTCGAAAAAGAATCCTCAAACTTTGATGTTAGCAAACCGAATTTCCTATCAAGCTAATATATGATTCTCCAGTGTGTTTTACCAAAACAATAACAGGTGTAGAAGTGGAGTGAACGTGTCACAACCgtattcattttttaaaaaagataatGTTATACTTTTTTGAAAGTATTGAAAatacagaagaaaaaaaattaaaatacaatattcgtcttaaattttgaattataatttattctttcAACATATTCCAATAAATTTAGTGTCTTAGTTCAGTTGTCATTCTATATTTTGTTTATACTTTCTATTTTTACGAAAATAGTCTTACAGAAACATTTTGCTTGTTTATTATCCTAAAAATACTTTGTTAGAATTTTTTTTGTTAGTGATATGGGTTAGAATATCTAACTAATTTTCTGCGCTTGAATTATGATCCGATCAAACTATGCAAAATTTGTAAATAAGTCAATTTTAAACTGATAATtatacatgaaaaatcataaacaaaatCACAATTCAAAATGCTTTAATTTGCAAATTTCTATGAAAAATTCAAATTATTAATTTTACTTGTACTTTATTTAAACAAAGAAAACTATTCCAAGTATAACTTGCATTACATCAATAGTATGTTTGAAACGTAAATTATAATATAAACATAGTTGTaggcatgcaaaatttattggcttttaaatccaataaaataacttggactatattttaaattcaaagtatattaatcaaataaatattatgggctaatataattgaattaattatataagtccaatacatATAGGTTAAATAAATatgtcttaatccattgggcaagcccatttaattgggctaaagtgatgagacCACTTCATTAataccaagatgtcatcttcctagaggcttAATTTGGTGCCATGTGTCAAATGATGTGGCACACCAAGTTAAACAGAAGAGCCAAtgggatcatgccacgtgtcaaaatgacaaggtatgccaagtcaaattaaaaaaCCAATGAAACTGCGCCACATCcccctataatttttattaccgaGATATCTTTTTTTTTCCATTGTTCCAAGGGATTTtttgacatgttctggccaatcaaatgagGCCTTGTCATTCTTCAATCTGATTGGTCAGAAAGAGTTTGATCTCGTCACAGCTCGTctctcccacaactataaataagagtcttcataactcagaaaaagGACCAAaaattataacaagaagcaaaagagagctcgtggatcaaacaccgcaaatttctctacaagtttcaagcttcaagcaatcaagttcaagttcaagaaatcaagttcaagctcaagaacgaagaacaaatcaagattcaaggagtacgagtttaaatcaaagttcgtgctagttgaattaaagatcatcattcatggcaacaactacatattcaagatcaagctcaaaggcccttgaatttatttactattggaaagaaaaatcagagaatTCATAGAGATTGgacactcatattatttgaaatcaaatactacgattgttgcaatattttcagtcttgattttattttctcgacgcaaattaattgtctacaaattctggcatgcCCAGTGGGATAATCtttacctctcatctcaacttttcaatcaccaaagttcaagaacatcgaAATGGCTTTAGAGAAATTTAACTCAAGATCAACTTCCAACGAGGCtattgttacaccctgtgcgttccaaggtgacgtataatgaatatgagacttgttaatcatgatttaaataggtttaaagtcataatatgactacatatgatgtttggatagaaaatataaagtttgggaaaagtcGGATTTAAGTTgtggaaaaaccgactaaggaatTTCCTTGTAataaagctttttgagcaataaatTTCGTATGCTATATGAGTCTCTTTTGgaacatattatatacaaaattgaaggtcttggaatttcaTTTCTAAttctcttaaccgttcattcatacgacatccggataaaaagatataagcgtcggaagatgggccaatgagagggtgccaagctagcacctctttgaatTTTCCAAACTTGATATTAGGcatggcaagtgggccggtccaggcccgagACCGGCCCAAGACCGCGGGCCAGACGGGCCAAacggctaaacgggccaggaccgtttggtccggttttagcgggccggtcctatgattagGCCCGCCAGGTCCGGGACCGGCCCGGTCCCCTTAGCGGGCCTAGCGGGCCCAACGactaattttttgaatttttttttttaaaaaaaaaaacgttGGACtataaaaaatagccgttggctatttatgaaatagccatttaacccctcaactttgttttaatcccaaactttttataattacactttttccctattttcaactataaataccccatcattatttcattttttcttacaaaatcatcaatctatcacaatctctctctaatttacttctactattacttactttattgttacaatttgtgaaacaattgtgaatttggtgaattgaagtcttcaacgataatcaatttccaacaagttgttcgtcaattcggtaaactcattccaactcttaagttttaatattataattttttttattttatttactttgcttgattaattaagatagcttattccttaaaaaatatgtttagtaaaaataagggaaaatcgaagagtggtgaatctagtggccaatatgttcctcctccacttcccccggctctacgacccaaacatgttacccgtcctacacctcctattcttgatagcgataatagtttattacaatttaccgagagtcaatttttccataatatagcacccggtgaacaattaaaccatgaatatatgaatgctctttatggtaatccaactattgatgaaaatgatgatgaagaaatagattttgatgaaacgcaaccggatgatgatacacccactagtcctgctcctgaagttaacccaactaataataatctagATGATCCCCCATCTGACCCTCCTAttagtgcccctactttttctagacaacctcctaaacgggcagaaacatctcttgtttggcaattttttactcaactaagagaaaaaaatagggctaagtgtaaaacttgtggcaaagagttagtttttcaatatgttggaagtcggggggggcagggacgggaagtttgactagacacatattgctacaccctcaagataaagctagatattttcgtatgaaagctttggctgaggggacaagtgcacctagtcaggctgaccttagtaccgggtcaaatcaatttcaaccgggaattaacactattaccgatggtattttatattatgatccaaaaaaagatcgggaagaattggcaaaaatggtcactgttatgtgcttaccctatagttttccttctaacccccactttgtgcattatattaaaaaaaattttaatcctacttataaaggttttcctcgcacaaccgtaaagagtgatatttataaatataaacatgaatatgaacaatatttgcgctatttatttactcatataaattgtcgtcttgctattacaactgatattggtagaagtggtaatgactgtgattaccttactgttaccagtcattggattgatgagcattggataatgcaaaagcgcattattgcttatagaataattaattcacgtcacacagggcagtttatttctagcacgattgcggatatttatagatatttttgcattagtgataaaataatatcagtttcaatggataatgctactagtaacacaaatgttgtagccttgcttaccacgatactaagtcctgtatttagtaatatttttcatgttagatgtatttgtcatatttaccatttaattgtgagTGATGgcatgcgaattttaaatgttgaaattgaaaaagttaaaatggctcttaattggcttttttattcaaatcgtagaagtagacttagagaatattttaaaagatgcgatgaatttggcctaagagaaagaaaggttcctaaaccttgtccaactagatagaattacatgtatgaaagtttagttattgcatatgaatatagaaaccccataaactcaacgtttaatgctcatgtaagtgatgatgatgagcaccttacaaatgcggattgggctaatgttaaaatgcttgtagattttttagaaaaattccatattgctacaaatgaattttctgggcaatattatcctactatttctaactgtttagtttatattgcagaacttgcaaatttgtttgatcatttttcagatggtgggaaaatttatcaacttgctattgattccatgagaaaaaagtttaaaaaatattttttccctattctccCTATTTATGATATTgttgcattgttaaatcctactatgaaattaggaggtcctcaattttggtatgaaactgtttataatggtttagcacttgaagatgaggagttatCTAAACTTCCgaacgcaatagcctcaattaaaataaatgttcaaactatttataatgcttatcaagttgcattagatcatgttagaccaaatgttccaactccttcttcttctagttctcaatcatctaaaagaactgcgggagtaagagcacttagtgcttgggcagggttcaggggttcttaaggttctagtactagtgatttttcacaactaaatgagcttgaagtttatttgtcacagggaattgaggaagtgaatcccgacggctcctttaatattttggcatggtggaaggacaaagaaaaacactttccgattctttcaaggatgaccctagatattttaactattcaagcttcaacagtggcatcagagagcgctttcagtcaagcaagacttcaactcggtgattatagagcatctatgagggagagctgggaaaaatcagtacttttcagtgattggatccgttcggaaagaagaaattttggacttgctgaatcacaaccagaggtagacgaagcttatgaagaaatgctagctgaacttgcagaggatgatgcttcgcctggaagcggtgatgagCAAGCTTCAcctccgccaccaccaacggaaattcctccgaaccttgaaggatttatgaaatttgtaagagatatcatgtaaattaatatgtaacttgtattttggcacatcttgattagtttctttttcttctcaatggtggtattagcaccttgttgtgctcattccatatgggggaggaagactaagaaagatattgccatgatttttaatgctataataaaaatataacgcattgatttgaatatctctttacaatatttttgttcttttatatcttaagctatacatatagtataatatagtatagtatacatatatatatatagcttatatatagtaagatgtatatatattatagtatagtatagtatacatataagcttatatatatactatactatagtctatactatatatacat is drawn from Nicotiana tabacum cultivar K326 chromosome 9, ASM71507v2, whole genome shotgun sequence and contains these coding sequences:
- the LOC107825860 gene encoding galacturonokinase-like, with the protein product MGVFSGHWPSESELDKLRQKVAEMSGRDAQEVRVVVSPYRICPLGAHIDHQGGTVSAMTINRGILLGFVPSNDTQVTLQSGQFKGSVRFRVDEVQLPKHISKKNGLNEQIDSSKPQEECKWGNYARGAIYALQSKGNHLKTGITGLICGSEGLDSSGLSSSAAVGIAYLLAFEHANDLVVWPTENIEYDRLIENEYLGLKNGILDQSAILLSSYGCLTCMNCKTIKHKLIRPPEVQNNHDGELGNAYKILLAFSGLKQALTTNPGYNRRVAECQEAAKLLLQASGNEEVEPVLSNVEPEVFEAHKSKLEPDLAKRAEHYFSENERVLKGLEAWASGNLKEFGELITASGLSSIQNYECGCEPLIQLYEILLKAPGVLGARFSGAGFRGCCLAFVDADRAEEAATFVKNEYCKLQPELASHINQGPAVLICDAGDCARVI